A single genomic interval of Halorubrum aethiopicum harbors:
- the lpdA gene encoding dihydrolipoyl dehydrogenase — translation MVVGDISTGTEVLVIGAGPGGYVAAIRAAQKGLDATLVEKDAYGGACLNRGCIPSKALITASGLAHEAGTAEEMGIHADPAVDLSRMIEWKEGVVDRLTGGVEKLCKANGVNLVEGTARFVDDHTVRVAHGGDGQGSESIEFEHAIVATGSRPVEIPGFSFADEHVWSSADALAAESVPERLVVVGGGYIGMELATVYAKLGAEVTVVEMLEDVLDPYEDDVKRVVRKRAEELGIAFSFGEGATGWSEANDGGYLVHTETEDGEESTYPADRVLVAVGREPVTGGLDLANAGVETDDRGFIETDDRTRSAVEHVHAVGDVAGEPMLAHAASKEGIVAAETIAGEPAALDQQAIPAAVFTDPEIGTVGMTETDAEDAGFDVAVGEMPFNASGRALTTGHTDGFVRIVADADEGFVLGAQIVGPEASELIAEVGLAIELGATLEDVAATVHTHPTLSEAVMEAAENARGQAIHTLNR, via the coding sequence ATGGTGGTCGGAGACATCTCGACGGGAACGGAGGTACTTGTCATCGGCGCGGGACCCGGCGGCTACGTCGCCGCGATCCGCGCCGCACAGAAGGGGCTCGACGCGACGCTCGTCGAGAAGGACGCCTACGGCGGGGCGTGTCTCAACCGCGGCTGTATCCCCTCGAAGGCGCTCATCACGGCGAGCGGGCTCGCCCACGAGGCGGGCACCGCCGAGGAGATGGGGATCCACGCCGACCCGGCCGTCGACCTCTCGCGCATGATCGAGTGGAAGGAGGGGGTCGTCGACCGGCTCACGGGCGGCGTCGAGAAGCTGTGTAAGGCCAACGGCGTGAACCTGGTCGAGGGGACCGCGCGGTTCGTCGACGACCACACGGTCCGGGTCGCCCACGGCGGCGACGGCCAGGGCTCCGAGTCGATCGAGTTCGAGCACGCGATCGTCGCCACCGGCTCCCGGCCGGTCGAGATCCCCGGCTTCTCGTTCGCCGACGAACACGTCTGGAGCTCCGCCGACGCGCTCGCGGCCGAGAGCGTCCCCGAGCGCCTCGTCGTCGTGGGCGGCGGCTACATCGGGATGGAGCTCGCGACGGTCTACGCGAAGCTCGGTGCCGAGGTCACGGTCGTCGAGATGCTCGAGGACGTCCTCGACCCCTACGAGGACGACGTGAAACGCGTCGTCCGGAAGCGCGCCGAGGAGCTCGGGATCGCGTTCAGCTTCGGCGAGGGCGCGACCGGCTGGTCGGAGGCGAACGACGGCGGCTACCTCGTCCACACGGAGACCGAGGACGGGGAAGAGTCGACGTACCCCGCCGACAGAGTCCTCGTCGCGGTCGGTCGAGAGCCCGTCACCGGCGGGCTCGACCTCGCGAACGCGGGCGTCGAGACCGACGATCGCGGGTTCATCGAGACGGACGACCGGACCCGGAGCGCGGTCGAACACGTCCACGCCGTCGGCGACGTCGCCGGCGAGCCGATGCTCGCGCACGCCGCCTCGAAGGAGGGGATCGTCGCCGCCGAGACGATCGCCGGCGAGCCGGCCGCGCTCGACCAGCAGGCGATCCCCGCCGCCGTCTTCACCGATCCCGAGATCGGAACGGTCGGGATGACCGAGACCGACGCCGAGGACGCCGGCTTCGACGTCGCGGTCGGCGAGATGCCCTTCAACGCCTCCGGCCGCGCGCTGACGACCGGCCACACCGACGGCTTCGTCCGGATCGTCGCCGACGCGGACGAGGGGTTCGTCCTCGGCGCGCAGATCGTCGGTCCGGAGGCCTCGGAACTGATCGCGGAGGTCGGGCTCGCGATCGAGCTCGGCGCGACCCTCGAGGACGTCGCCGCGACCGTTCACACCCATCCGACGCTCTCGGAGGCCGTGATGGAGGCCGCCGAGAACGCCCGCGGACAGGCGATCCACACGCTGAACCGGTAG
- a CDS encoding DUF5783 family protein has product MADEFDPEKFEDKYVHYFPELQRAYKNAFNQMNERYDSELIHGIDQMVLNESEPMYEDGEFRVELPENPRERLQGVLVDDEKFEATLEEYVDRIETELYRTLGVDAPE; this is encoded by the coding sequence ATGGCCGACGAGTTCGACCCCGAGAAGTTCGAGGACAAGTACGTCCACTACTTCCCCGAGCTCCAGCGGGCGTACAAGAACGCGTTCAACCAGATGAACGAGCGCTACGACTCCGAGCTGATCCACGGGATCGATCAGATGGTGCTCAACGAGTCCGAGCCGATGTACGAGGACGGCGAGTTCCGCGTCGAACTGCCCGAGAACCCCCGCGAGCGGCTCCAAGGCGTCCTCGTCGACGACGAGAAGTTCGAGGCGACGCTCGAGGAGTACGTCGACCGGATCGAGACGGAGCTCTACCGGACGCTCGGCGTCGACGCCCCCGAATAG
- a CDS encoding 2-oxo acid dehydrogenase subunit E2 has protein sequence MTIEEFRLPDVGEGVAEGELVSWLVAPGDRVEEDQPVAEVETDKALVEVPSSYDGVVEELFVAEGDIVPVGDVIISFRVGEDDAESTDAESTDAESADAESTDSEPIPAPAESDEPGSPSGRTFAPPSVRRLARELGVDLSAVDGSGPGGRISERDVREHADSGGPADDGDGEDAATGPKPVDIGSGDRTSAVSKRGSAAGTDMTTAAEPGSGPEPAGRDRTLATPATRKLASDLGVNLDDVPTGETREGEAFVAAEHVRAYAEASARPDAEAAPPAGEDEPGVETEPTPADPATDAPTSTATTASIDADAGTTDGPGETIPYRGVRRTIGKRMAQSKFTAPHVTHHDTAEIDDLVAARERLKPRAAEAGVTLTYLPFVMKAVLAGLREYPILNSELREEDEEILLKGEYHFGVAVATDAGLMVPVVEDVDEKGLFELAAEVSDLASRARDRSLAPEELRGSTFTLTNFGAIGGEYATPIINYPETAVLGLGAIEKRPVVRESEDGAGEEVVPASTLPLSLSIDHRVVDGAVAAEFANVVMDHLEEPLLLLNE, from the coding sequence ATGACGATCGAGGAGTTCCGCCTCCCGGACGTCGGCGAGGGGGTCGCGGAGGGCGAGCTGGTCTCGTGGCTCGTCGCGCCCGGCGACCGCGTCGAGGAGGACCAGCCCGTCGCCGAGGTCGAGACGGACAAGGCGCTCGTCGAGGTCCCCTCCAGCTACGACGGCGTCGTCGAGGAGTTGTTCGTCGCGGAGGGCGATATCGTCCCCGTCGGCGACGTCATCATCTCGTTCCGCGTCGGCGAGGACGACGCGGAGTCGACCGACGCGGAATCGACCGATGCGGAGTCGGCCGACGCGGAATCGACCGACTCGGAGCCTATTCCCGCCCCTGCCGAGAGCGACGAACCGGGTTCCCCGTCGGGTCGCACGTTCGCCCCGCCGTCGGTCCGTCGGCTGGCGCGCGAGCTCGGCGTCGACCTCTCCGCGGTCGACGGGAGCGGTCCCGGCGGCCGGATCTCCGAGCGCGACGTTCGCGAGCACGCCGACTCCGGCGGCCCCGCGGACGACGGAGACGGCGAGGACGCCGCGACCGGCCCGAAGCCGGTCGACATCGGGTCCGGCGACCGGACGTCGGCGGTGAGCAAGCGCGGCTCCGCGGCGGGGACGGACATGACGACCGCGGCGGAACCGGGTTCGGGTCCCGAACCCGCCGGCCGCGATCGGACGCTCGCGACGCCGGCGACCCGGAAGCTGGCGAGCGACCTGGGCGTCAACCTCGACGACGTGCCCACCGGCGAGACGCGCGAGGGCGAGGCGTTCGTCGCGGCGGAGCACGTCCGGGCGTACGCCGAGGCGAGCGCGCGGCCGGACGCCGAGGCCGCGCCGCCCGCCGGCGAGGACGAACCGGGCGTGGAAACGGAGCCGACGCCGGCCGATCCGGCGACCGACGCGCCGACGTCGACCGCGACCACGGCGTCGATCGACGCCGACGCCGGAACGACCGACGGGCCGGGAGAGACGATCCCGTACCGGGGCGTCCGCCGGACGATCGGGAAGCGCATGGCACAGTCGAAGTTCACGGCACCGCACGTCACGCACCACGACACCGCCGAGATCGACGACCTCGTCGCGGCCCGCGAGCGGCTGAAACCGCGGGCGGCGGAGGCGGGAGTGACGCTCACCTACCTGCCGTTCGTGATGAAGGCGGTCCTCGCCGGACTGCGGGAGTACCCGATCCTCAACAGCGAGCTCCGCGAGGAGGACGAGGAGATCCTCCTGAAAGGGGAGTACCACTTCGGCGTCGCGGTGGCGACCGACGCGGGACTGATGGTCCCGGTGGTCGAGGACGTCGACGAGAAGGGGCTCTTCGAGCTGGCCGCCGAAGTGAGCGACCTCGCGTCGCGGGCGCGCGACCGGTCGCTCGCGCCGGAGGAGCTCCGCGGGAGCACGTTCACGCTCACCAACTTCGGCGCGATCGGCGGCGAGTACGCGACGCCGATCATCAACTACCCCGAGACCGCCGTCCTGGGACTCGGCGCGATCGAGAAGCGGCCCGTCGTGCGGGAGTCCGAGGACGGAGCGGGAGAGGAGGTCGTCCCGGCCTCGACGCTGCCGCTGTCGCTGTCGATCGACCACCGGGTCGTCGACGGCGCGGTCGCCGCCGAGTTCGCGAACGTCGTGATGGACCACCTTGAAGAGCCGCTGCTGCTGTTGAACGAGTGA
- a CDS encoding PPC domain-containing DNA-binding protein codes for MQYREVEPTAEYVARFETGADWREEIEDLAREEDVDAGWFSALGAVQDAEVWFYDQEETEYRSVTFDEPLEVAACVGNVALLEGDVFAHTHAVLSRPSGQALAGHLDSATVWAGECHLRSFAEPLEREHDPVTDLDLWL; via the coding sequence ATGCAGTACCGCGAAGTCGAACCGACGGCGGAGTACGTCGCGCGGTTCGAGACGGGGGCCGACTGGCGCGAGGAGATCGAGGACCTCGCCCGCGAGGAGGACGTCGACGCCGGGTGGTTCTCGGCGCTCGGCGCGGTACAGGACGCGGAGGTCTGGTTCTACGACCAGGAGGAGACGGAGTACCGGTCGGTGACCTTCGACGAGCCGCTCGAGGTCGCCGCCTGCGTCGGCAACGTCGCGCTTCTGGAGGGGGACGTGTTCGCGCACACCCACGCCGTGCTGTCGCGGCCGAGCGGGCAGGCGCTCGCCGGCCACCTCGACTCGGCGACCGTCTGGGCGGGCGAGTGTCACCTCCGGTCGTTCGCCGAACCGCTCGAGCGCGAACACGACCCGGTCACCGACCTGGACCTATGGCTCTGA
- a CDS encoding DR2241 family protein gives MAEPTPDAAPATDDDGTATTDDELTVPEIDLPSDAFDAVLDALSDLAPDERLRFEGFAVGRDAADEDAAYVLDPAGDDARTGLSERDLHAALVDRAAAVTDWYVFERVVGEFGPRRAFLRWIEDADGATVEARYAALAAGIERAWGQLRITATITDRGERRYEVRHEADAGVSREELTAHDDPLDAREIVKLDGTGRYRPLKTAPTLRTGWVFPDLGPKVVYETVETIYPATVANWHREREGELDVNHWRETMERQSGIYGVIQTWDRGEGHEHVNWVAEACCDDSQCLKRREWEYDDDTDLDVDGGDGVFPCREPCSVVVSAARKWTRLESEQPRTYEFELTPSEKDQLEAIVDAVADGRIDEIREADTKEGANRYRTRFLRAKLFDDDGNLGGVPTDPDDAE, from the coding sequence GTGGCGGAACCGACCCCCGACGCCGCTCCCGCGACCGATGACGACGGAACGGCGACGACCGACGACGAGCTCACGGTCCCCGAGATCGACCTCCCGAGCGACGCGTTCGACGCGGTGCTCGACGCTCTCTCCGACCTCGCGCCCGACGAGCGGCTTCGATTCGAGGGGTTCGCGGTCGGGCGGGACGCCGCGGACGAGGACGCCGCCTACGTCCTCGACCCCGCCGGCGACGACGCCCGGACGGGCCTGAGCGAGCGCGACCTCCACGCGGCGCTCGTCGACCGCGCCGCCGCCGTCACCGACTGGTACGTCTTCGAGCGCGTCGTCGGCGAATTCGGCCCCCGGCGGGCGTTCCTGCGGTGGATCGAGGACGCCGACGGCGCGACGGTGGAGGCCCGATACGCCGCGCTCGCGGCAGGGATCGAGCGCGCGTGGGGCCAGCTCCGGATCACGGCCACGATCACCGACCGCGGCGAGCGCCGGTACGAGGTGCGTCACGAGGCGGACGCGGGCGTCTCCCGCGAGGAGCTGACCGCCCACGACGACCCGCTCGACGCCCGCGAGATCGTGAAGCTGGACGGGACGGGACGGTACCGGCCGCTCAAGACCGCCCCCACGCTGCGGACCGGGTGGGTCTTCCCCGACCTGGGGCCGAAGGTGGTCTACGAGACGGTCGAGACGATCTATCCGGCCACGGTCGCCAACTGGCACCGCGAGCGCGAGGGCGAACTCGACGTGAACCACTGGCGCGAGACGATGGAGCGGCAGTCGGGCATCTACGGCGTGATCCAAACCTGGGACCGCGGCGAGGGCCATGAACACGTGAACTGGGTCGCCGAGGCCTGCTGTGACGACTCGCAGTGTCTGAAACGCCGAGAGTGGGAGTACGACGACGACACCGACCTCGACGTCGACGGCGGCGACGGGGTCTTCCCCTGCCGGGAGCCGTGCTCGGTCGTCGTGAGCGCCGCCCGCAAGTGGACCCGTCTGGAGAGCGAGCAGCCGCGGACCTACGAGTTCGAGCTCACTCCGAGCGAGAAGGACCAGCTCGAGGCGATCGTCGACGCGGTCGCGGACGGCCGGATCGACGAGATCCGTGAGGCCGACACGAAGGAGGGCGCGAACCGCTACCGGACGCGGTTCCTCCGCGCGAAGCTGTTCGACGACGACGGGAACCTCGGCGGCGTGCCGACCGACCCGGACGACGCCGAGTAG
- a CDS encoding NifU family protein has translation MSTDTSDADNDLRERITNFLRRNFPQIQMHGGSAAISHLDRESGEVQIQLGGACSGCGISPMTIQAIKSRMVKEIPEIETVHADTGMGAGADGDLGGTGGGGMSPSFPGETTDGDDDEGPQAPF, from the coding sequence ATGAGCACGGATACGAGCGACGCGGACAACGACCTCCGCGAGCGGATCACGAACTTCCTGCGGCGGAACTTCCCGCAGATCCAGATGCACGGCGGGAGCGCCGCGATCAGCCACCTCGACCGCGAGAGCGGCGAGGTCCAGATCCAGCTCGGCGGGGCGTGTTCCGGCTGCGGCATCTCCCCGATGACGATCCAGGCGATCAAGTCCCGGATGGTCAAGGAGATCCCCGAGATCGAGACCGTCCACGCCGACACCGGCATGGGCGCGGGCGCCGACGGCGACCTCGGCGGCACCGGCGGGGGCGGCATGTCCCCCTCCTTCCCCGGCGAGACGACCGACGGCGACGACGACGAGGGGCCGCAGGCCCCCTTCTAA
- a CDS encoding winged helix-turn-helix domain-containing protein has protein sequence MSGSQKTELQRDILLAWYQNPNATNKQIAEACDCSASYVSTVKNRFDDYNEFEAMMDRQDREMEQMFGEDIFGGNHTVSGGSSGQPGLAQQWEEIPNNAPGLIIKAIVLIALLYAAFQFIMVLV, from the coding sequence ATGTCAGGCAGTCAAAAAACAGAATTACAACGAGATATACTACTGGCGTGGTACCAGAATCCGAATGCAACAAACAAGCAGATCGCCGAAGCTTGTGATTGTAGTGCTTCATACGTTAGTACCGTCAAAAATCGGTTTGACGACTACAACGAATTTGAAGCTATGATGGATCGGCAGGATAGAGAAATGGAACAAATGTTTGGAGAAGACATCTTTGGAGGCAATCATACAGTAAGTGGAGGCTCTTCGGGCCAACCCGGTCTAGCTCAGCAATGGGAAGAGATACCAAACAATGCGCCCGGCCTAATCATCAAAGCCATTGTGTTGATTGCACTTCTATATGCCGCATTTCAATTCATAATGGTTTTAGTGTGA
- a CDS encoding DNA polymerase II large subunit, whose amino-acid sequence MRADDERYFARLEERLDEAFEVAETAKAQGKDPEPEIEIPVARDMADRVENILGIDGVAERVRELEGEMSREEAALELVTDFVEGTVGDYDSRAGKIEGAVRTAVALLTEGVVAAPIEGIDRVELLENDDGTEFINVYYAGPIRSAGGTAQALSVLVADYARALLGIDEYHARTEEIERYAEEIALYDRETGLQYTPKDEEAKFIAENIPIMLDGEATGDEEVSGFRDLERVDTNSARGGMCLVAAEGIALKAPKIQRYTRDLEEVDWPWLQDLIDGTIGKDGGAEGAEGSDGDDAGGGDGGTDDDGDEASGDGDDTQAGNSDDEAAGPLRPKPSQKFLRDLIAGRPVFTHPSEEGGFRLRYGRARNHGFATAGVHPATMHLVDDFLATGTQIKTERPGKAAGVVPVDSIEGPTVKLANGEVRRIDDPEEALAVRNGVEEILDLGEYLVNYGEFVENNHPLAPASYVYEWWVQEFEAAGADVQALADDPNVDLERPGPGAALEWAEAYDCPLHPAYTYLWHDVSVADFEALAEAVAGGEVVEGVLAIEHTERVARSLETLLVEHAATPDALRIPTWRPLARSLGVDDGLRKEWTPEDLPREAREWDGGDDAVKAVNAVAPFAVRERAPVRIGNRMGRPEKSESRDLSPAVHTLFPINEAGGPQRDVAEAARTMDDRGRRGRHELEVADRACPDCGTHTYRSACPDCGTHTEPHYECGDCGTVCEPDEAGRVECPRCEWEVTAATRQEVDLNDAYRSALESVGERESAFEILKGVQGLTSTNKTPEPIEKGILRAKNGVTSFKDGTVRYDMTDLPVTSVRPEELDVTADHFRELGYETDIDGDPLRHDDQLVELKVQDVVLSDGAAEHMLRTADFVDDLLEQFYDLPRFYEVNERDDLVGELVFGMAPHTSAATVGRVIGFTSAAVGYAHPYFHAAKRRNCDGDEDCVMLLMDGLLNFSKTFLPNQRGGKMDAPLVMSSRIDPSEIDDEAHNMDIVRRYPLEFYEATREMADPEAVEDRIKLGEDTLGTDDEYRGFDHTHDTTDIAMGPDLSAYKTLGDMMEKMDAQLELARKVRAVDETDVAERVIEYHFLPDIIGNLRAFSRQETRCLDCGEKYRRMPLSGDCRECGGRVNLTVHEGSVSKYVDTAIEVAERFGCRPYTKQRLYVLEDALESIFEDDTNKQSGIADFM is encoded by the coding sequence ATGAGAGCCGACGACGAGCGCTACTTCGCGCGGCTCGAGGAGCGGCTCGACGAGGCGTTCGAGGTGGCGGAGACGGCGAAGGCACAGGGGAAGGACCCCGAGCCGGAGATCGAGATCCCGGTCGCGCGCGACATGGCCGACCGCGTCGAGAACATCCTCGGGATCGACGGGGTCGCGGAGCGCGTCCGCGAACTCGAAGGCGAGATGTCCCGGGAGGAGGCCGCCCTCGAGCTCGTCACGGACTTCGTCGAGGGGACCGTCGGCGACTACGACTCCCGCGCCGGCAAGATCGAGGGGGCGGTCCGGACCGCCGTCGCCCTGCTCACCGAGGGCGTGGTCGCCGCGCCGATCGAGGGGATCGACCGCGTCGAGCTGTTGGAGAACGACGACGGCACCGAGTTCATCAACGTCTACTACGCGGGACCGATCCGCTCCGCGGGCGGGACCGCACAGGCGCTGTCGGTGCTGGTGGCCGACTACGCGCGGGCGCTTCTGGGGATCGACGAGTACCACGCTCGAACCGAGGAGATCGAGCGGTACGCCGAGGAGATCGCCCTCTACGACCGCGAGACCGGGCTCCAGTACACGCCGAAGGACGAGGAGGCGAAGTTCATCGCGGAGAACATCCCCATCATGCTCGACGGGGAGGCCACCGGCGACGAGGAGGTCTCCGGCTTCCGCGACCTCGAACGGGTCGACACCAACTCCGCGCGCGGCGGGATGTGTCTCGTCGCGGCGGAGGGGATCGCGCTGAAGGCCCCGAAGATCCAGCGGTACACCCGCGACCTGGAGGAGGTCGACTGGCCGTGGCTCCAGGACCTCATCGACGGGACGATCGGGAAGGACGGCGGGGCGGAGGGAGCCGAGGGATCCGATGGCGACGACGCGGGCGGCGGGGACGGCGGCACGGACGACGATGGCGACGAGGCGAGCGGCGACGGCGACGACACGCAGGCCGGGAACAGCGACGACGAGGCCGCCGGACCCCTCCGACCGAAGCCCTCACAGAAGTTCCTGCGTGACCTGATCGCCGGACGCCCCGTGTTCACACACCCCTCTGAGGAGGGCGGGTTCCGGCTCCGGTACGGCCGCGCGAGAAACCACGGGTTCGCGACCGCGGGCGTCCACCCGGCGACGATGCACCTCGTGGACGACTTCCTCGCGACCGGGACGCAGATCAAGACCGAACGGCCGGGGAAGGCCGCGGGCGTCGTCCCCGTCGACTCCATCGAGGGGCCGACGGTGAAGCTCGCGAACGGCGAGGTCCGCCGGATCGACGATCCCGAGGAGGCGCTCGCGGTCCGCAACGGCGTGGAGGAGATCCTCGATCTCGGCGAGTACCTCGTCAACTACGGGGAGTTCGTCGAGAACAACCACCCCCTCGCGCCCGCGTCGTACGTCTACGAGTGGTGGGTTCAGGAGTTCGAGGCCGCGGGCGCGGACGTCCAGGCGCTCGCGGACGACCCCAACGTCGACCTCGAACGCCCGGGGCCCGGAGCGGCGCTCGAGTGGGCGGAGGCGTACGACTGCCCGCTCCACCCCGCCTACACCTACCTCTGGCACGACGTGTCGGTCGCCGACTTCGAGGCGCTCGCGGAGGCGGTCGCCGGCGGCGAGGTCGTCGAGGGGGTGCTGGCGATCGAACACACCGAGCGGGTCGCGCGGTCGCTCGAGACCCTGCTCGTCGAGCACGCCGCCACGCCCGACGCGCTCCGGATCCCGACGTGGCGGCCGCTCGCGCGCTCGCTCGGGGTCGACGACGGGCTGCGGAAGGAGTGGACCCCGGAGGACCTCCCGCGGGAGGCCCGCGAGTGGGACGGCGGCGACGACGCGGTGAAGGCGGTCAACGCGGTCGCGCCCTTCGCGGTCCGCGAGCGCGCGCCGGTCCGGATCGGCAACCGGATGGGCCGCCCGGAGAAGTCGGAGAGCCGCGACCTCTCCCCGGCGGTCCACACGCTGTTCCCGATCAACGAGGCCGGCGGCCCCCAGCGCGACGTGGCGGAGGCGGCCCGGACGATGGACGACCGCGGGCGACGCGGCCGCCACGAACTCGAGGTCGCCGACCGGGCGTGTCCCGACTGCGGCACCCACACCTACCGGTCGGCGTGTCCCGACTGCGGCACCCACACCGAGCCCCACTACGAGTGCGGCGACTGCGGCACCGTCTGTGAGCCCGACGAGGCCGGCCGCGTCGAGTGCCCGCGCTGTGAGTGGGAGGTGACCGCCGCGACCCGCCAGGAGGTCGACCTCAACGACGCCTACCGCTCGGCGCTGGAGTCCGTCGGCGAGCGGGAGTCCGCCTTCGAGATACTGAAGGGGGTCCAGGGGCTCACCTCGACGAACAAGACGCCCGAACCCATCGAGAAGGGGATCCTCCGCGCGAAGAACGGCGTCACCTCGTTCAAGGACGGGACGGTCCGGTACGACATGACCGACCTCCCGGTCACGTCGGTCCGGCCCGAGGAGCTCGACGTCACGGCCGACCACTTCCGGGAGCTGGGCTACGAGACCGACATCGACGGCGACCCGCTCCGTCACGACGACCAGCTCGTCGAGCTCAAGGTCCAGGACGTGGTGCTCTCGGACGGCGCGGCCGAACACATGCTGCGGACCGCCGACTTCGTCGACGACCTCCTCGAGCAGTTCTACGACCTGCCTCGCTTCTACGAGGTCAACGAGCGCGACGACCTCGTCGGCGAGCTCGTGTTCGGGATGGCTCCCCACACGAGCGCCGCTACTGTCGGAAGGGTGATTGGTTTCACCTCGGCCGCGGTCGGATACGCTCATCCGTACTTTCACGCCGCGAAGCGTCGGAACTGCGATGGTGACGAGGATTGCGTGATGCTCCTCATGGACGGTCTTCTCAACTTCTCGAAAACGTTTCTGCCGAACCAGCGTGGCGGGAAGATGGACGCGCCGCTCGTGATGTCCTCGCGGATCGACCCCTCGGAGATCGACGACGAGGCGCACAACATGGACATCGTGCGGCGGTACCCGCTGGAGTTCTACGAGGCGACCCGCGAGATGGCGGATCCGGAGGCGGTCGAGGACCGGATCAAGCTCGGCGAGGACACGCTCGGCACCGACGACGAGTACCGCGGGTTCGACCACACCCACGACACGACGGACATCGCGATGGGGCCGGATCTGTCGGCGTACAAGACGCTCGGCGACATGATGGAGAAGATGGACGCCCAACTCGAACTCGCCCGAAAGGTCCGCGCGGTCGACGAGACCGACGTGGCGGAGCGGGTCATCGAGTACCACTTCCTGCCGGACATCATCGGGAACCTCCGGGCCTTCTCGCGCCAGGAGACGCGGTGTCTCGACTGCGGCGAGAAGTACCGCCGGATGCCGCTCTCGGGCGACTGTCGCGAGTGCGGAGGCCGTGTGAACCTCACCGTCCACGAGGGCTCCGTGAGCAAGTACGTCGACACCGCCATCGAGGTCGCGGAGCGGTTCGGCTGCCGGCCCTACACCAAACAGCGGCTGTACGTGCTCGAGGACGCCCTGGAGTCGATCTTCGAGGACGACACGAACAAGCAGTCGGGCATCGCGGACTTCATGTGA
- a CDS encoding CbiX/SirB N-terminal domain-containing protein, with amino-acid sequence MQSLVIVAHGSHLNPESSAPTYDHADTIRASGAFDEVKTGFWKEEPHFREVLRTVEGDEVYVVPLFVSEGYFTEQVIPRELRLEGWDVSEWDSDGLSADQATLVAEDVGREVHYCGPVGTHRAMTDVIERRAESVTGDPDVGEGFGLAVVGHGTERNENSAKAIEYHADRIAERGRFDEVKALYMDEDPEVDDLPEHFESDDVVLVPLFIADGYHTQEDIPEDVGLCEDHTEGYDVPTAVDGTRIWYAGAVGTEPLMADVILERAADAGADLGDALAAVRETTRVAAGD; translated from the coding sequence ATGCAGTCGCTCGTCATCGTCGCGCACGGCTCCCACCTCAACCCGGAATCGAGCGCGCCGACGTACGACCACGCCGACACGATCCGCGCGTCCGGCGCGTTCGACGAGGTGAAGACCGGCTTCTGGAAGGAGGAACCGCACTTCCGGGAGGTGCTCCGCACCGTCGAGGGCGACGAGGTGTACGTCGTCCCGCTGTTCGTCTCCGAGGGCTACTTCACCGAGCAGGTGATCCCCCGCGAGCTCCGCCTGGAGGGGTGGGACGTCTCCGAGTGGGACTCAGACGGGCTCTCCGCCGACCAGGCCACCCTCGTCGCCGAGGACGTCGGCCGCGAGGTCCACTACTGCGGCCCCGTGGGAACCCACCGCGCGATGACCGACGTGATCGAGCGCCGCGCGGAGTCGGTCACCGGCGACCCCGACGTGGGCGAAGGGTTCGGCCTGGCGGTCGTCGGGCACGGCACCGAGCGCAACGAGAACTCGGCGAAGGCGATCGAGTACCACGCCGACCGGATCGCAGAGCGCGGCCGCTTCGACGAGGTGAAGGCGCTGTACATGGACGAGGATCCCGAGGTCGACGACCTCCCCGAGCACTTCGAGAGCGACGACGTCGTCCTCGTCCCGCTGTTCATCGCCGACGGCTACCACACCCAGGAGGACATCCCGGAGGACGTGGGGCTCTGTGAGGACCACACCGAGGGATACGACGTGCCGACCGCGGTCGACGGCACCCGGATCTGGTACGCGGGCGCGGTGGGCACCGAACCCCTCATGGCCGACGTGATCTTAGAGCGCGCGGCCGACGCCGGCGCGGACCTCGGCGACGCGCTCGCGGCCGTGCGTGAGACCACTCGCGTCGCCGCGGGGGACTGA